One segment of Erigeron canadensis isolate Cc75 chromosome 2, C_canadensis_v1, whole genome shotgun sequence DNA contains the following:
- the LOC122586331 gene encoding uncharacterized protein LOC122586331, with amino-acid sequence MVKLATARESRMYGPRLTRNRAEYMNAGVYVFSTIVLIFGFVALLTWQNMELGLVLLMIGLVVIVVVNVHDLIAHLAGIDYRIGLMELDVQLPFVEVGVPLVQALGGILLFLGILFLLIQVWGNKGYIHNRLEVHALNMLIAGSVLWVLGSILNSCQIYERADGHVQILQQSVHIPFLTGSFLFMVGAILNSREQPRYLRHRIHLLTRTWVWIGMFASLLLLIGGLANVVKVFKMLQMDRLRLEKLRGGAQERLSRVREGQTPFLSEGRRRWPGNVDESKTEPPKLPPPPPPPPPPEPTPYKDVLVGTS; translated from the exons AGAATGTACGGGCCGCGACTGACCCGAAACAGGGCCGAGTACATGAATGCCGGGGTTTATGTGTTCTCGACCATAGTGTTAATATTTGGGTTTGTGGCTCTGTTGACGTGGCAAAATATGGAGTTGGGCTTGGTTTTGTTGATGATTGGGCTGGTTGTGATTGTGGTTGTGAATGTGCATGATCTGATAGCACATCTAGCAGGTATTGATTATAGGATTGGGCTGAtggaacttgatgttcaacttcCATTTGTTGAAGTTGGTGTGCCACTTGTTCAAGCTTTGGGTGGGATTCTCTTGTTTTTAGGAatcctttttcttcttattcAGGTATGG GGGAATAAAGGATACATTCATAACAGGCTTGAGGTGCATGCGTTGAATATGCTGATTGCTGGTTCTGTGTTATGGGTGCTTGGTTCGATCCTAAATTCGTGTCAAATCTACGAGAGAGCTGATGGACATGTTCAAATTCTGCAACAAAGCGTCCATATCCCATTCTTGACTGGAAGCTTCTTGTTCATGGTTGGTGCCATTCTTAACAGTCGTGAGCAGCCCAGATATTTACGCCATCGTATACATTTATTG ACAAGGACGTGGGTTTGGATAGGTATGTTTGCAAGTTTGTTGTTATTAATAGGAGGGTTAGCAAATGTGGTTAAAGTGTTCAAGATGCTCCAGATGGATAGGCTAAGACTTGAAAAATTAAGAGGGGGAGCACAAGAGCGACTAAGCCGGGTGCGTGAAGGCCAGACACCATTTCTATCGGAAGGACGAAGAAGGTGGCCGGGGAACGTTGACGAAAGCAAAACAGAACCACCAaaactgccaccaccaccaccaccaccaccaccaccagaacCAACCCCATACAAGGATGTTCTTGTGGGTACATCCTGA